In the genome of Cryptomeria japonica chromosome 8, Sugi_1.0, whole genome shotgun sequence, one region contains:
- the LOC131067849 gene encoding glycerol-3-phosphate acyltransferase RAM2, whose translation MEFVRLFESVWNLLPVTSWLKARRMAGGRAAKFLPVSKCGDLASRENQSVVSDLDGTLMRSSSSFPYFMLMAFEAGGPLRALVLLLASPLVWVLYYFVSEAAGVQVMIFLAMAGIKVTQVTSVGRAVLPKFYIEDMHPQAYKVFVSCGKRYVVTANPRIMVEPFLKEYLDVECVLGTELQVVAGYCTGLVAKPGVLIGMKKQRAVKDFFGEKKPDIGLGDRLTDFPFMSLCKEAYVVPSDKNLETVPREQYVKPLIFHDGRLAVRPTPLISIGIFLWYPIGIFLAITRMLVGLCLPYHLAVPVGAFLGVRIRVKGSPPVQREDTSGVLYVCPHRTLLDPIFLTSALGRPVTAVTYSLSRMSEILAPIKTVRLTRNRKFDGPTMQRLLKEGDLVVCPEGTTCREPYLLRFSCLFAELADDIVPVAMNANVSMFYGTTARGFKCLDPILFLMNPSPCYDVEFMEKLPKELTFSGGKSSFQVANYLQKKLADKLGFECTNFTRRDKYMMLAGNEGIVPER comes from the exons ATGGAATTTGTCAGGTTATTTGAATCTGTGTGGAATTTGCTGCCCGTGACATCATGGCTCAAGGCTCGCAGAATGGCAGGTGGGCGGGCAGCGAAGTTTCTTCCTGTGAGCAAATGTGGGGATTTAGCGAGTAGGGAAAACCAGAGTGTCGTATCTGATCTTGATGGTACTCTGATGAGATCCAGTTCTTCTTTTCCTTACTTTATGCTCATGGCTTTTGAAGCAGGGGGGCCTCTCAGAGCATTGGTGCTCCTCCTGGCTTCGCCTCTGGTGTGGGTTTTGTACTATTTTGTCTCTGAGGCGGCTGGCGTCCAAGTTATGATCTTTTTGGCCATGGCAGGAATTAAGGTGACGCAGGTTACCAGTGTGGGAAGGGCTGTTCTGCCCAAGTTTTATATAGAAGACATGCATCCTCAAGCGTACAAGGTTTTTGTGTCTTGTGGGAAGAGATATGTTGTGACTGCTAATCCCAGGATTATGGTGGAGCCGTTTCTCAAGGAGTATCTAGATGTGGAGTGTGTTCTGGGGACTGAACTGCAGGTTGTTGCTGGTTATTGCACTGGCTTGGTGGCCAAACCAGGGGTGTTGATTGGAATGAAGAAGCAGAGAGCTGTCAAGGACTTCTTTGGAGAAAAGAAGCCCGATATTGGCCTTGGTGATCGCCTCACTGATTTCCCTTTCATGTCTCTATGCAAG GAAGCATATGTTGTGCCCtcagacaaaaatttggaaactgtACCAAGGGAACAATACGTGAAGCCGTTGATTTTCCACGATGGGCGATTAGCTGTTCGACCCACGCCATTGATTTCCATAGGGATTTTTCTGTGGTACCCAATAGGCATATTTTTGGCCATAACCAGGATGTTGGTAGGGTTATGCCTGCCTTACCACCTTGCAGTCCCTGTGGGAGCGTTCCTGGGAGTAAGAATCAGAGTAAAAGGTTCACCTCCAGTCCAGAGAGAGGATACCAGTGGGGTTTTGTATGTTTGTCCTCACAGAACTCTATTAGACCCCATATTTCTCACATCAGCCCTGGGACGCCCTGTTACAGCAGTCACCTACAGCCTCAGTAGAATGTCTGAAATCCTGGCTCCCATCAAGACAGTCCGGTTAACAAGAAACAGAAAATTTGATGGACCCACCATGCAACGTCTCTTGAAAGAAGGAGATCTGGTTGTCTGCCCAGAGGGGACGACATGCAGGGAACCTTATTTGCTTCGTTTTAGTTGTCTGTTTGCAGAATTAGCAGATGATATTGTTCCAGTGGCCATGAATGCAAATGTGAGTATGTTCTATGGAACCACAGCCCGGGGATTCAAGTGCCTTGATCCTATATTATTCTTAATGAATCCTTCTCCTTGCTATGATGTTGAATTCATGGAGAAACTTCCCAAGGAGTTAACTTTTTCAGGAGGCAAATCAAGTTTCCAGGTAGCCAATTACCTGCAGAAAAAGCTGGCAGATAAACTTGGATTTGAGTGCACAAATTTCACCAGAAGGGACAAGTACATGATGTTAGCAGGCAATGAAGGAATAGTGCCAGAGAGATAA